The nucleotide sequence GATGCGTCAGCAACCAAGCACAACTGCCCGATCCGATCGTCAGCGAAGCAAAGGCGGGCTTGATGCGATTGCGGTTCAGCGACGTATCGGCGTTCAGCGTTGCAATGGTCGATTCCAACAGCGGACGGCTGTTTTCGGTCCCCACCACGATGCCCGATTCGATCGCACCGGATTGAATCAGCGATGCAATCTGGACGGCCCCGTTGATCAATCCCAAGCAAGCGTTGGAAACGTCATAGACCCAGCACTGTGGCGGCAGCCCCAGTTCGTGATGCACGCGGGAAGCGGTGGCGGGTTCCAGAAAATCGCGACAAACGCTGGCGTGGATCAGACATCCCACACGGCCACGGTCCCAATCGGCAGCGTTCAGGGCGGCGTCGGCCGAACGGATACTGGGGCCGCTGGGCACGGTTCCGGCGGGCCAGACGCGGCGCCGGGCGATGCCGCTCATCAATTCCAAGCGGCCTTCGGGAAGCCGCAAACGCTGATAAAGCGGGGATAATTGTCGTTCAATATCCTCGCTCGACCAAATTTCATCGGGAATCGTCGCACCGATCGCTTCCAAGCACACGTCGTCGAATCGCATCGATCGTTCCTAAGTCCTTTCATTTCAGTCGATTAGGGGGATCACCTGAATCTGTGAAACCGGCCCACCGGGGCCATCCAGGGTCGCCACCCCACCGGCTTTGCTATCAAAAAACTGCTTTGCTATCACCACAGCTAGTGCTAGCACGGGCAAAATCCGGGAATCTGTAGGTTCTTCACGAAAAACTGGACTTCGCTATCTAGTTTCACGCCCACGAGTCGCCGGCAAGGCAAAACACGCTCGTGGCCAGGGAACGCGGGACGATCCTGCGACGGCCTCCCAAAATCACTGAATCTGAAAGAGGACCCTTCGGATGTCGTGCAAACCGTTGATTGGAATCAATGCGGATTTCCGTGCTGCCGCTCGCAGCGTACCGGCCTACGCCTATCTGGCGTCGGGCTATTTCCAGTCAATCTTGAAAGCCGGCGGCGTACCGGTCGTCGTACCGCCCCTGGATGATCTGGATAGTGTGCACGCTTTGTTGCAAGGCGTCCATGGCTTTGTGTTCATCGGTGGCGGCGACTTGGACCCCCGCAACGACGGTTTCATGCTGCATCCCAGCGTCCGCCCGCTGGACCCGGCTCGTGAAGCCAGCGACCGCATGTTGATGAACGAAGTCGCCGAACGACGGATGCCCGTACTGGGAATCGGTACCGGCATGCAACTGCTGAACATCCAACAGGGTGGCAACCTGTTCTTGGACATCAAGGAAGACTTGCCCAACGCCGTCCCGCACTTTGATGCTCAAGACCCGAACCACCGGCACACCTTGGACGTTGTCAGCGATTCGCTGGTGGGACGTGTCTATGGCGACGGTGAGATCCGCGTCAGCAGCCGACACCACATGGCGATCGACGAAGTCGCCCCAGGTTTCCGAGTCACCGCACGTTGCCCCGACGGCGTGATCGAAGCCATCGAAAGCGAAATGATGGACTGGTTCGCCATCGGAACCCAGTTCCACCCCGAGTGCTCCGCCGCGTCCGCCCTGGACATTCGCATCTTCGAAGAATTCGTCGATGGCGTGAAAGAATCCATGGATCAACGCTTGCGTTTGGTCGCCTAACGGAAAAAGCCGTGTGGCGGTTGATCTCGTTGAACCGCCGCAATCACGATGCATCGCTTCGCTTTGCGACGCCCGCCGACGCAACGAACGCGGATTTTTTTGCGGCCGCCTGACCATCAGAACCGGCCGCGGACCGACACCGTTTTTTCGCAAACATCAAGGATGGTGGACCTGTTCGTCTCACACACCATCGGTTGAAACCGGATGCACGGAATCGCAGCGGATCGAGTTCAGGAATGACGCCGGCCCTCGCGGCCGACGCCAAGATCCACGGAAACAACCGACGACCTTTTCGGCAGGATGCTGAAAGAACGCCCGACGGATCGCGGCAGGTCAAAACGAGGGGACAACAGGTGCGGACGAAACCAAAGGATCTGGTCTCATGACAAGGCCAAGCGTGCGTTGAGTTGGTGCACGCTTGGCCTTTCGGTCTGTAGGGACACGAGGGATCGCGCCGTCGAAAGCCATTCTTTCGGTGCCGCCGGTACTCGGCATTCGGTGCCACTTGCCCCCGTCATTTTGTGCAATCGGTTGCCGGCATAGCTGATTTCGTGCCAAACCGCCCGCATAGATCTGTCGGTAGGGGCCCAAAGCGGTATAAGATACGTGCGCTGCAGGGTTTGCCCGCGAACGCGGACGACTGATGGCTCGGACCAGCAAGAACCCCGGCGTCGGCCCGACGGCCACGCCCCCCGGTCCCACGAATGAATGCCACAGTCGCCGGCGACGCCCGGTGACCCACCACAGCAGCCGATGCAGAA is from Crateriforma conspicua and encodes:
- a CDS encoding 3-oxoacyl-ACP synthase III, which produces MRFDDVCLEAIGATIPDEIWSSEDIERQLSPLYQRLRLPEGRLELMSGIARRRVWPAGTVPSGPSIRSADAALNAADWDRGRVGCLIHASVCRDFLEPATASRVHHELGLPPQCWVYDVSNACLGLINGAVQIASLIQSGAIESGIVVGTENSRPLLESTIATLNADTSLNRNRIKPAFASLTIGSGSCAWLLTHRNHSRSQTRLTSAIARAHTEFNDLCRSDHDTAGAGMQPLMETDSQRLMVEGIATGAAALKDLLHDSTWSAKQIDRTVCHQVGSKHRLLMLEAMGLSPDHDSVTFPFLGNTGSVALPLTLASAVVNGDIRDGHRVAMCGIGSGINSVMIAADWGETPVTGNLDASSAEQLPVVAAE
- a CDS encoding gamma-glutamyl-gamma-aminobutyrate hydrolase family protein, translated to MSCKPLIGINADFRAAARSVPAYAYLASGYFQSILKAGGVPVVVPPLDDLDSVHALLQGVHGFVFIGGGDLDPRNDGFMLHPSVRPLDPAREASDRMLMNEVAERRMPVLGIGTGMQLLNIQQGGNLFLDIKEDLPNAVPHFDAQDPNHRHTLDVVSDSLVGRVYGDGEIRVSSRHHMAIDEVAPGFRVTARCPDGVIEAIESEMMDWFAIGTQFHPECSAASALDIRIFEEFVDGVKESMDQRLRLVA